The Candidatus Ozemobacteraceae bacterium sequence CGTCGGCATCATTTTTCAGAATTTCAACCTCCTGCCGTCGTGGAGCGCTGTCGAAAACGTCGAGGCGGTGCTCATGCACGGCGATCTCGACCTTTCGGAGCGCCGCATCCGCGCCGTGAAATGGCTCGAACGCCTGGGAATCGGCGACCGGCTCGACAATCTGCCCGCGGAACTCAGCGTGGGCCAGCAGCAGCGTGTCGCGGTCGCGCGCACTCTCGTCAACGAACCGATGCTGATTCTCGCCGACGAGCCCACGGGAGACGTTGACCCCGAGACAGGGGCCGAAATTCTCGGCCATCTCCGTGCGGCGGTTCGCGAACGCGGCGCCTCGCTTCTCGTCGTGACGCACGGCGCCTATCCGATCGAGGCCGGCGAGCGGGTCGTGAGGCTCCGTGACGGCGTTCTCGAGCCGGTTTCCTGACGGGATCCGGTCAA is a genomic window containing:
- a CDS encoding ABC transporter ATP-binding protein — encoded protein: MTESAPMINVTGLKKSFRQGGRVIPVLKDVSLSLGAGETLVITGRSGVGKSTLLTLLGGLDLPDAGRISIAGVDIGALTQDSLAGLRRKTVGIIFQNFNLLPSWSAVENVEAVLMHGDLDLSERRIRAVKWLERLGIGDRLDNLPAELSVGQQQRVAVARTLVNEPMLILADEPTGDVDPETGAEILGHLRAAVRERGASLLVVTHGAYPIEAGERVVRLRDGVLEPVS